The nucleotide window gaccaagtcatggagtcgagctgccacaatgccaagatggctgcatattgccgAGAACTCCGCCAGCTAGAGGCCAagttcgatggtcttgagctcaaccacatcccaaggCGTCTCAACGAGCTGGCCAATGTGCTGGCGAAAGTGGcgtccagccgagagccagtgcTAATGGGCATCTTCACCAGCGATCAGCATAAGCCCTCGGTCCACTACGAGGAGCCGGAACAAGCCGGTGATGGGTCGCCAGCCctgggctcaggggctaaccagccgttggctccatccgaccccgaggtcatggagcttgacaaaGATCCAGCGACAAAGCCTAACCCTCTAGACGACTGGAGGacaccttacctcgactacctcctctgtgaggcaCTGCTGACGGATAAGATGGAGGCTCGGCGGCTTGCGTGTCACGCCAAGTCCTTTGCCATTGTTGATGGCGAACTCTACAGGCggagccacactgggatcctgcagcgctgcatccGCATCAAGCAAGGGAAGTAGTTGCTAAGTGATATCCATGATGGGGTcagcggtcaccatgccgcgtctagaaccctggtcagaaatgcattccgacaaggcttctactggccgaccgtgGTAGCCAACGCTGAACATATtgtgcgcacctgcgaagggtgttagtactacgcccggtagacccacctgccggcccaagcactctagactatccccatcatgtggccattcgcggtctgggggctcgatctagtcggatctctcaagagggcgcctaggggctatacgcacttgcttgtcaccgtagacaagttcatgaagtgggtagaggctcgaccgatctcctcAATCAAGTCTAAGCAAGCcacgctattcttcctcgacatcgtccatcgttttagggtcccaaactccattatcacggacaatggTATGCAATTCACTGAAAATAAGTTCCTCCGATTcggcgatgaataccacatctatgTCGATTGGGTCGCCGTGGCGCATCCTCACACTAACGGGCAGGTCGAGTGcgcgaacgacatgatcctacaaggtctcaagcctaggatcttcaaccggttgaacaaattttgATGATGATGGGTTGTAGAACTTCCCGCGGTGCTCTGGATcctaaggatgacccctagccaggccaccaACTACACAccgttcttcatggtctatggttctgaggctatcctcctgaccggcctcgactatggagcgccaagggttagGGTGTAGGACGAAGAGGGAGCCGAGGTGTCCcttgaagatgccatggaccagctagacgaagcgcgtgacgtcgccctcctctgctcggccaaatACCAACAAGAGTTGCGCCGATACCACAGCCATCGAGTTCGGGatcaggccttcaacgtcggggacctagtgctctacctcgtccagagcaataggaaccaccacaagctctctcagCCTTGGGATGGCCGTacgtcatcatggaggtgctccgacAGGGCgcatacaagctcaagaccatcgacggcaaagtcttcatcaatgcctggaacatcgagcaactatgtcgcttttacccttaataaatgcacactttctcttatcagttttgctttCAAAGTCCTCGATCTTTAGTTGCACCCAAACCTAGCAACAACGAAGGGTCAGGCCTCGCTTGGGGGCTAGTAAGAGTGTATCTATCAggaagacattctctatgcctgaccctttctcatgttaagacctagaagtgaagtttgtagaaacaaacgctgactaaaactggtcg belongs to Miscanthus floridulus cultivar M001 chromosome 4, ASM1932011v1, whole genome shotgun sequence and includes:
- the LOC136548936 gene encoding uncharacterized protein, translating into MAAYCRELRQLEAKFDGLELNHIPRRLNELANVLAKVASSREPVLMGIFTSDQHKPSVHYEEPEQAGDGSPALGSGANQPLAPSDPEVMELDKDPATKPNPLDDWRTPYLDYLLCEALLTDKMEARRLACHAKSFAIVDGELYRRSHTGILQRCIRIKQGK